A genome region from Arachis duranensis cultivar V14167 chromosome 8, aradu.V14167.gnm2.J7QH, whole genome shotgun sequence includes the following:
- the LOC107460955 gene encoding RING-H2 finger protein ATL43 produces MASSSFSFFSFLITFTFLLLANLSTVAYAVANQTRETPPPPPPPPPPDSQRTSSAFKPGMAVVVGILTTMFSLTFLLLLYIKHCNGGATDSTGATGTRYNYTSRAATFAGRKNSGIDRSIVESLPIFRFGSLRGQKEGLDCAICLAKFESSEVLRLLPKCKHAFHVECVDTWLDAHSTCPLCRHRVDPEDILLVEDNNAAAPVHPQSENEACSERYETRRVSGRHSWVGEKEGGFLEIIVENENETERRNAAPTSSFRRSLDSATCATTSKSNNNNNNKKWLMRPRKDGMLLVKTTTHQEAEKEKERRSTGAERRLEHRIIVSPTPKQCGYDYNGLLRGQLQRWSDVQPSDLLYLTSEMIISKHNNGSGAEIGGNLVINTRSMSEITGLSRFVRNGNGNGSNREEEQGGGRRREEGVVTRWLGWISRTQTQPAVR; encoded by the coding sequence atggcttcttcttctttttcattcttctcgTTTTTAATAACATTCACTTTTCTTCTACTTGCTAACCTCAGCACTGTTGCATATGCAGTGGCTAATCAAACTAGAGAAACGCCGCCGCCGCCACCGCCACCACCGCCGCCGGATTCCCAAAGAACTTCATCCGCCTTCAAACCAGGCATGGCGGTGGTAGTTGGCATATTAACCACCATGTTCTCTCTcaccttcctcctcctcctctacaTCAAGCACTGCAACGGCGGCGCCACCGACTCCACCGGAGCTACCGGAACCCGCTACAATTACACCTCACGCGCGGCAACGTTCGCTGGAAGAAAAAACTCCGGCATCGACCGTTCCATAGTGGAATCGCTTCCAATCTTCAGATTCGGGTCCCTCCGAGGACAAAAAGAAGGACTCGATTGCGCGATTTGTCTCGCAAAATTCGAGTCCTCTGAGGTCCTCCGGCTCCTCCCGAAATGCAAGCACGCGTTCCACGTGGAGTGCGTGGACACGTGGCTTGACGCGCACTCCACGTGTCCTTTGTGCCGGCATCGAGTGGATCCGGAGGACATTCTTCTGGTGGAAGACAACAATGCAGCCGCACCGGTGCACCCTCAGAGCGAGAACGAAGCGTGTTCGGAGAGGTACGAAACACGGCGAGTCTCCGGAAGGCATTCGTGGGTTGGTGAGAAAGAAGGAGGGTTCTTGGAGATCATTGTTGAGAACGAGAACGAAACAGAACGACGAAACGCAGCGCCAACGTCGTCGTTTAGGAGGTCGCTTGATAGTGCCACGTGTGCAACGACATCGAaatcgaataataataataataacaagaaGTGGTTAATGCGTCCAAGAAAAGACGGGATGCTGTTGGTGAAAACGACGACGCATCAGGAAgcggagaaagagaaagaaaggaggAGCACCGGTGCGGAACGGAGGTTGGAGCACAGGATAATTGTCTCTCCTACCCCTAAACAATGCGGTTACGATTATAATGGTTTGTTGCGAGGGCAGTTACAACGGTGGAGCGATGTTCAGCCGTCGGATCTACTTTACCTGACATCGGAGATGATAATAAGTAAGCATAATAACGGTAGTGGTGCTGAAATCGGGGGCAATTTGGTAATTAACACGAGGAGTATGTCTGAGATAACGGGATTGAGCAGGTTTGTGAGGAACGGTAACGGTAACGGTAGTAACAGGGAAGAAGAacaaggaggaggaagaagaagagaagagggggttgtTACGAGGTGGCTGGGATGGATATCAAGGACGCAGACACAGCCAGCTGTACGGTAG
- the LOC107460922 gene encoding uncharacterized mitochondrial protein AtMg00810-like, whose product MVYMKSPLGYHCPSSKVCLLRKAFYGLKQAPRELFDKFSTTICNLGFTYSPHENALFIRKSERGVVLLLLYVDDMIITRDDVDGISDLKASLHRIFEMKDLGSLNYFLGLEVISTDDGIYLSQAKYASGLFYRAGITDSRTESTPLESNLVGGLVYLTVTRPDIAYPVHVLIQFLSVRRTTHYAAVLCVLRYIKGILFHGLYFSAHSSLSFQAYSDADWAGDPTDRRSTTGYCLFLSDSLIFWRVKKQTFTARSSSKAEYRAVADTTAEIVSIRWLLEDLGAPQSSPTDVFCDNRSAIQIAHNNVFHEHTKRIEIDYYFVRQRIFINVIRLIVVEHTKRIYIFNTL is encoded by the exons ATGGTCTATATGAAATCCCCTCTGGGGTATCATTGTCCTTCTAGCAAAGTTTGTCTCCTTCGCAAGGCATTTTACGGTCTTAAGCAAGCTCCTCGTGAATTGTTTGACAAATTCAGCACCACTATATGCAATCTCGGTTTCACTTACAGCCCTCATGAGAATGCTCTCTTTATTCGTAAAAGTGAACGTGGAGTTGTTCTTCTGcttttgtatgttgatgacatgatcattACTCGAGATGATGTTGATGGTATCTCTGATCTTAAAGCCTCCCTTCACCGTatttttgagatgaaagatcttggttctCTCAATTATTTTCTTGGTCTCGAAGTCATATCCACAGATGATGGTATCTATCTCTCTCAAGCTAAGTATGCTTCGGGTCTTTTTTATCGAGCCGGTATTACAGATAGTCGCACTGAATCTACTCCTCTTGAGTCTAAT TTAGTTGGAGGACTAGTCTACTTAACTGTCACCAGACCAGACATTGCCTATCCGGTTCATGTTCTTATCCAGTTCTTGTCAGTTCGTCGTACTACTCACTATGCGGCAGTTCTTTGCGTTCTTCGCTACATCAAAGGCATCCTATTTCACGGCCTTTATTTTTCTGCCCATTCATCTTTATCCTTTCAGGCGTACTCAGATGCTGATTGGGCTGGTGATCCCACTGATCGTCGTTCTACTACtggttattgtttgtttcttagcGACTCTCTCATTTTCTGGCGAGTTAAGAAGCAGACGTTCACTGCTCGGTCAAGCTCGAAAGCTGAATATCGTGCTGTTGCTGACACCACTGCTGAAATTGTCTCGATTCGTTGGCTTCTCGAAGACTTAGGTGCACCACAATCGTCCCCAACTGATGTTTTTTGTGACAACCGCAGTGCTATTCAGATTGCCCATAATAATGTGTTTCATGAACACACCAAACGCATTGAGATTGATTATTACTTTGTTCGGCAACGCATCTTTATTAATGTTATTCGTCTCATCGTTGTTGAACACACCAAacgaatttatatttttaatactctCTAA